The following are from one region of the Ictalurus furcatus strain D&B chromosome 11, Billie_1.0, whole genome shotgun sequence genome:
- the cysltr3 gene encoding cysteinyl leukotriene receptor 2, with translation MEDSLGISSTMKNDSLNQTNCTEFKYLAYTITYTIMVPVGFFSNLTALFVFLRQTTKKTANTVFMTNLAISDVGFSLTLPFRLIYYFRECHWDFWDWLCRWCVYSFYMNLYTSVLFLTGLSVLRYLAVVHPIRNKTLVTMRRANLACFCIWVFVAIMSIPFLMTGTTENNGKKSCFEIKNTTGWKRVQQLNYVGLIFGFLIPFIIILGCYGCIIQRLFANQKLQNRRQIQRRRSVYLIVVILSTFLLCFAPYHIVRTLHLRAAVSENKEQETYLLKILVITLCMAASNSCLNPLLYYFAGESFRTSFSRASRRMTISSLNDSIRLSRYSWTQRNRSGSQRKKSQSIDSVLRPEKKLDLGNE, from the exons ATGGAAG ATTCTCTGGGGATATCATCCACAATGAAAAATGATTCTCTGAATCAAACCAACTGCACCGAATTCAAATACCTAGCATATACTATTACCTATACCATAATGGTTCCAGTTGGATTTTTCAGTAATTTGACTGCTCTGTTTGTGTTCCTGAGGCAGACAACTAAGAAAACAGCCAACACTGTGTTCATGACCAACCTGGCTATTTCTGATGTTGGCTTCTCCTTAACATTGCCCTTTCGCCTGATTTACTACTTTAGGGAATGTCACTGGGACTTTTGGGACTGGCTGTGTCGCTGGTGTGTGTACTCTTTCTATATGAACCTCTATACCAGCGTGCTGTTTCTCACGGGTCTAAGTGTGCTGCGCTATCTTGCTGTGGTGCACCCCATTCGAAATAAGACCCTGGTGACTATGCGGCGGGCCAATTTGGCGTGTTTTTGCATCTGGGTCTTCGTAGCGATCATGTCCATTCCTTTcctgatgacaggaactacaGAGAATAACGGGaaaaaaagctgttttgaaATTAAAAACACGACCGGCTGGAAACGAGTACAACAACTCAATTATGTGGGACTGATCTTTGGCTTCCTGATCCCATTTATCATCATCCTGGGCTGCTATGGGTGCATCATCCAAAGATTATTTGCTAATCAGAAGTTACAGAATCGAAGGCAGATCCAGCGCCGGCGCTCTGTGTACCTAATCGTTGTGATCCTCAGCACCTTCCTGCTGTGCTTTGCACCGTACCATATAGTCCGCACGCTTCATCTGCGGGCCGCAGTATCCGAGAACAAAGAGCAGGAGACATACCTGCTCAAGATTTTGGTCATCACTCTGTGTATGGCTGCATCGAACAGCTGTCTGAACCCCCTACTATACTATTTCGCTGGAGAGAGCTTCCGAACATCCTTCAGCAGGGCCTCACGGCGCATGACAATCAGCTCTTTAAATGATAGTATACGCCTGTCACGATATTCATGGACCCAGAGGAACCGATCAGGAAGCCAGAGGAAGAAAAGTCAATCCATAGATAGTGTCCTGAGACCAGAGAAAAAGCTGGACTTAGGTAATGAGTAA
- the gnb1b gene encoding guanine nucleotide binding protein (G protein), beta polypeptide 1b → MSELDQLRQEAEQLKNQIRDARKACADATLSQITANIDPVGRIQMRTRRTLRGHLAKIYAMHWGSDSRLLVSASQDGKLIIWDSYTTNKVHAIPLRSSWVMTCAYAPSGNYVACGGLDNICSIYSLKTREGNVRVSRELAGHTGYLSCCRFLDDNQIVTSSGDTTCALWDIETGQQTTTFAGHTGDVMSLSLAPDSRIFVSGACDASAKLWDVREGMCRQTFTGHESDINAICFFPNGNAFATGSDDATCRLFDLRADQELMIYSHDNIICGITSVAFSKSGRLLLAGYDDFNCNVWDSLKADRAGVLAGHDNRVSCLGVTDDGMAVATGSWDSFLKIWN, encoded by the exons atgagtgAACTGGATCAGTTACGCCAGGAGGCTGAGCAGCTGAAAAACCAGATCAGA gaTGCGAGGAAAGCGTGCGCTGATGCCACACTGTCACAG ATAACGGCCAACATCGACCCTGTGGGGAGAATCCAGATGCGCACAAGGCGAACACTGAGGGGACATCTGGCTAAGATCTATGCTATGCACTGGGGCTCTGACTCCAG GCTGCTGGTCAGTGCCTCCCAGGATGGTAAACTCATTATTTGGGACAGTTATACTACAAACAAG gtCCATGCGATCCCACTGCGCTCATCCTGGGTGATGACATGTGCCTACGCTCCCTCAGGAAACTACGTGGCCTGCGGAGGCCTGGATAACATTTGCTCCATCTACAGCCTGAAGACTCGCGAAGGCAATGTGCGCGTCAGCCGTGAGCTGGCTGGACACACAG GATACTTGTCCTGCTGCCGCTTCCTTGATGACAACCAGATTGTCACAAGTTCTGGTGACACCACCTG TGCTCTCTGGGATATAGAGACCGGTCAGCAGACAACCACGTTCGCAGGTCACACTGGAGATGTGATGAGCCTGTCCCTGGCTCCAGATTCGAGAATCTTTGTGTCTGGAGCTTGCGATGCCTCGGCTAAGCTGTGGGACGTGCGCGAGGGCATGTGCAGACAGACCTTTACTGGCCACGAGTCCGACATTAACGCCATATGT TTCTTCCCTAATGGCAACGCGTTTGCCACTGGCTCAGATGATGCCACTTGCCGGCTATTTGACCTGCGTGCAGATCAGGAGCTGATGATTTACTCACACGACAACATCATTTGTGGCATCACCTCAGTGGCTTTCTCCAAGAGCGGCCGCCTGCTGCTCGCTGGCTACGACGACTTCAACTGCAATGTTTGGGACAGTCTGAAGGCCGACCGTGCAG GTGTGTTGGCTGGCCATGACAACCGTGTAAGCTGTCTGGGTGTGACTGATGATGGCATGGCTGTGGCTACAGGGTcctgggacagcttcctcaagATCTGGAACTGA